One segment of Yersinia kristensenii DNA contains the following:
- the mltF gene encoding membrane-bound lytic murein transglycosylase MltF, which translates to MTRIKLNYFVIGIIALLLALALWPNIPWRNGQEGQLDRIKARGELRVSTISSPLIYSTGKDGPSGLDYELTQRFADYLGVKLVMTPHHNINDLFDALDSDDADLIAAGLIYNRERLNRARTGPAYYSVSQQLVYRLGAPRPKSFSDLKGQLIVASGSAHMTTLKQLKQTKYPDLNWGSSVDRSGKELLEQVAEGKLDYTLGDSVTIALLQRIHPQLAVAFDVTDEEPVTWYFQQSRDDSLYAAMLDFYSEMVEDGSLARLEEKYLGHVGSFDYVDTKTFLSSIDNVLPSFQPLFEKHAGEIDWKLLAAIAYQESHWNPQATSPTGVRGLMMLTRATASSLGVKDRVDPEESIKGGSVYLQRLMQKVPETIPEDERIWFALASYNMGYGHMLDARKLTKKQNGNPDSWVDVKMRLPMLSQKRYYPSTTYGYARGHEAYNYVENIRRYQVSLEGYLQEREKKAAQHAAIEAELGKAYPVVGPGWSINN; encoded by the coding sequence TTGACGCGCATAAAATTAAATTACTTTGTCATCGGTATCATTGCCTTACTTCTGGCCCTCGCGCTGTGGCCCAATATTCCGTGGCGCAATGGACAAGAAGGGCAACTGGACCGAATAAAAGCCCGTGGTGAACTGCGAGTTAGCACTATAAGTTCACCCTTGATCTACTCAACCGGAAAAGATGGCCCTTCCGGTCTCGACTATGAGCTGACACAACGTTTTGCTGACTATCTGGGGGTTAAGCTGGTGATGACCCCGCATCATAATATCAATGATCTGTTTGATGCTTTAGATAGTGACGATGCCGACCTCATTGCTGCCGGGCTAATTTATAACCGCGAACGTCTTAACCGGGCGCGCACTGGCCCTGCCTATTATTCCGTGTCGCAACAATTAGTCTACCGGTTGGGTGCTCCGCGCCCAAAATCATTCAGCGACCTGAAAGGCCAACTGATTGTGGCCTCCGGCTCAGCCCATATGACCACCTTGAAACAACTTAAACAGACTAAATATCCGGATCTTAACTGGGGGTCGTCAGTTGATCGCTCCGGCAAAGAATTACTGGAGCAAGTCGCAGAGGGCAAGCTCGACTATACTCTCGGCGATTCTGTCACTATTGCGCTGCTGCAACGCATTCACCCACAATTGGCAGTGGCTTTTGACGTTACGGATGAAGAGCCAGTGACTTGGTATTTCCAACAGAGTCGTGATGATAGCCTGTATGCGGCAATGCTCGATTTCTACAGTGAGATGGTAGAAGACGGCAGTTTGGCGCGTCTGGAGGAAAAATATCTCGGCCATGTCGGCAGTTTTGATTATGTCGATACCAAAACATTCCTCTCCTCCATTGATAATGTGCTGCCCTCTTTCCAGCCCTTATTTGAAAAGCATGCCGGTGAAATTGACTGGAAATTACTGGCAGCGATCGCCTATCAAGAATCCCATTGGAATCCACAAGCGACCTCCCCCACCGGGGTGCGCGGCCTAATGATGCTCACGCGGGCCACCGCCAGTAGCTTGGGAGTAAAAGACCGGGTTGATCCCGAAGAGAGTATCAAAGGTGGTTCGGTTTACTTGCAACGGCTGATGCAAAAAGTGCCAGAGACCATTCCAGAAGATGAGCGAATTTGGTTTGCGTTGGCTTCATATAATATGGGTTATGGTCATATGCTTGATGCCCGCAAACTGACCAAAAAACAAAATGGTAACCCAGACAGTTGGGTAGACGTAAAAATGCGGCTACCCATGTTGAGCCAAAAACGCTACTACCCGAGCACCACTTATGGCTATGCGCGGGGTCACGAGGCCTATAACTACGTCGAAAACATCCGCCGCTATCAGGTCAGTCTGGAGGGATACTTGCAGGAAAGAGAGAAAAAAGCCGCGCAGCACGCCGCGATTGAAGCCGAATTAGGTAAAGCTTATCCAGTCGTCGGGCCCGGCTGGTCAATCAATAATTAG
- the murQ gene encoding N-acetylmuramic acid 6-phosphate etherase — protein sequence MNKKSNEEKIMNLGALISESRNPATMDLDKLSTLEMLTRINDEDRKVPQAIRLVIPNIAHAVDLAAKALQAGGRLIYLGAGTSGRLGVLDASECPPTFGVPHGMVIGLIAGGPGALLKAVEGAEDDMSLGERDLQNLQLTAVDMVVGLAASGRTPYVIGALRYARQLGCPTAAISCNPDSPIAQEALVAISPVVGPEALTGSTRMKSGTAQKLVLNMLSTGAMVKLGKVYQNLMVDVKATNVKLVDRACRIVVEATGASRAEAESALSQTEFEVKPAILMILKGVSAEQAHQDLQRHNGYLRAAL from the coding sequence ATGAATAAAAAATCCAATGAGGAAAAAATCATGAATTTGGGTGCTTTGATTTCTGAAAGTCGCAATCCGGCCACGATGGATTTGGATAAGCTCTCCACTTTGGAGATGCTCACTCGCATTAATGATGAAGACCGTAAAGTGCCGCAGGCGATTCGTTTGGTGATACCCAACATTGCTCACGCGGTAGATTTAGCAGCGAAAGCTTTACAGGCCGGAGGGCGCTTGATCTATCTGGGGGCCGGTACCAGCGGGCGGCTTGGCGTTTTAGATGCCTCGGAATGCCCGCCGACCTTTGGTGTGCCGCATGGTATGGTCATCGGTTTAATTGCTGGTGGCCCCGGCGCGTTACTCAAAGCGGTAGAGGGGGCTGAGGATGATATGTCACTCGGCGAGCGCGATTTGCAAAATTTACAGTTGACCGCGGTGGATATGGTGGTCGGGCTGGCCGCCTCGGGCCGCACTCCCTATGTCATTGGCGCGCTACGTTATGCCCGCCAGCTTGGCTGCCCCACTGCGGCTATTTCCTGTAATCCCGATTCCCCTATCGCGCAAGAAGCGCTGGTCGCTATTTCGCCCGTCGTCGGGCCAGAAGCCCTGACCGGCTCTACTCGCATGAAATCGGGTACGGCGCAAAAACTGGTGCTAAATATGTTATCTACTGGCGCGATGGTGAAGCTTGGCAAGGTCTATCAAAATCTGATGGTGGATGTAAAAGCGACCAATGTGAAATTAGTCGATCGCGCGTGCCGCATTGTGGTTGAAGCTACCGGAGCCAGCCGCGCTGAGGCGGAAAGTGCCTTGTCGCAAACTGAATTCGAAGTCAAACCGGCCATTTTGATGATTTTAAAAGGTGTCAGTGCGGAGCAAGCTCATCAGGATTTACAGCGACATAATGGATATTTACGTGCCGCATTGTAA
- the yfhb gene encoding phosphatidylglycerophosphatase C has protein sequence MAEPPAENVKRVVFFDLDGTLHQQDMFGSFLRFLLRHLPLNILLVIPLLPVIGLGLLVGGRCARWPISLLLWALTFGRPEAQLKDLELRFVKEFRQKVTEFPVVMMRLRQYLQSTDAQVWLITGSPQRLVEQVYHDSDFIHHLRLVGSRMARRNGGWVLPLRCLGPEKVVQLEQRLGSPLKLYSGYSDSKQDNPLLHFCEHRWRVSKTGELQQLE, from the coding sequence ATGGCCGAGCCGCCCGCGGAAAATGTCAAACGGGTTGTCTTCTTTGATTTAGATGGCACGTTGCATCAACAGGATATGTTTGGCAGCTTTTTGCGTTTTCTGCTGCGCCATTTGCCACTGAATATATTGTTGGTGATTCCATTACTGCCGGTTATTGGATTGGGGTTATTGGTTGGCGGGCGTTGTGCTCGTTGGCCAATCAGTTTATTGCTGTGGGCGCTCACTTTTGGCCGGCCGGAAGCGCAGTTGAAGGATCTGGAACTGCGCTTTGTGAAGGAATTCCGCCAAAAAGTGACTGAATTTCCGGTGGTGATGATGCGCTTGCGCCAATATCTGCAGAGCACCGATGCCCAGGTGTGGCTGATTACCGGCTCACCGCAACGGCTGGTCGAGCAGGTTTATCACGATTCAGACTTTATTCACCATTTACGGCTGGTGGGGAGCCGTATGGCACGACGCAATGGCGGGTGGGTGTTGCCACTGCGCTGTTTAGGGCCAGAAAAAGTGGTGCAATTAGAACAGCGCTTGGGGTCGCCACTGAAACTCTACAGCGGTTACAGTGACAGTAAGCAAGATAACCCGCTGTTGCATTTTTGCGAACACCGCTGGCGGGTCAGTAAAACTGGCGAATTACAACAGTTAGAATGA
- the glrR gene encoding two-component system response regulator GlrR: MTPRKPANLLLVDDDPSLLKLLGMRLTSEGFNVTTAESGQEALRLLMREKIDLVISDLRMDEMDGMALFAEIQKHQPGMPVIILTAHGSIPDAVAATQQGVFSFLTKPVDRDALYKAIDAALELSIPAGDDTWREEIVTRSPVMLRLLEQAKMVAQSDVSVLINGQSGTGKEVLAQAIHAASPRAKKAFIAINCGALPEQLLESELFGHAKGAFTGAVSSREGLFQAAEGGTLFLDEIGDMPLSLQVKLLRVLQERKVRPLGSNRDLSIDVRIISATHRDLPKAMAKNEFREDLYYRLNVVNLKIPALHERSEDIPLLANHLLRESAKRHKPFVRSFSTDAMKRLMTASWPGNVRQLVNVIEQCVALTSAPVISEALVEQALEGENTALPTFVEARNQFELNYLRKLLQITKGNVTQAARMAGRNRTEFYKLLSRHELDANDFKE; this comes from the coding sequence ATGACGCCACGCAAACCGGCCAATCTACTGCTGGTTGATGACGACCCCAGCTTACTGAAGTTGCTGGGGATGCGTTTAACCAGTGAAGGTTTTAATGTCACCACCGCAGAAAGCGGGCAGGAAGCATTGCGTTTGTTAATGCGTGAAAAAATTGATTTGGTTATCAGTGACTTGCGTATGGATGAAATGGATGGCATGGCGTTATTTGCTGAAATTCAGAAGCATCAACCGGGTATGCCGGTAATTATTCTGACCGCCCACGGTTCTATTCCTGATGCTGTAGCCGCCACTCAGCAGGGGGTGTTTAGCTTCCTGACTAAGCCAGTTGATCGCGATGCTTTATATAAAGCAATTGATGCAGCGCTAGAACTTTCTATTCCTGCCGGTGATGATACCTGGCGTGAAGAGATAGTCACCCGCAGCCCAGTGATGTTGCGCTTGCTGGAGCAAGCCAAAATGGTGGCGCAATCGGATGTCAGCGTACTGATCAACGGGCAAAGCGGCACAGGTAAAGAAGTCTTGGCACAAGCGATTCATGCTGCCAGCCCACGGGCGAAAAAGGCTTTTATCGCCATCAACTGTGGTGCATTGCCAGAACAGTTATTGGAATCCGAGTTATTTGGCCATGCCAAGGGCGCGTTTACCGGTGCAGTCAGTAGCCGCGAAGGGCTATTTCAGGCCGCCGAAGGTGGGACACTGTTCTTAGATGAAATCGGCGATATGCCTCTGTCTTTGCAGGTGAAGTTGCTGAGAGTCTTGCAGGAGCGCAAAGTGCGCCCATTGGGCAGTAACCGTGATTTAAGTATTGATGTGCGGATCATTTCAGCGACTCACCGTGATTTGCCCAAAGCAATGGCAAAAAATGAATTTCGTGAAGATCTCTACTATCGTTTGAATGTAGTGAATCTCAAGATCCCCGCGCTGCATGAGCGCTCAGAAGATATTCCGCTGCTCGCTAACCATTTGTTACGTGAATCAGCGAAACGGCATAAGCCCTTTGTTCGTAGCTTCTCAACCGATGCGATGAAACGGCTCATGACCGCCAGTTGGCCGGGTAATGTGCGCCAGTTGGTCAACGTTATTGAGCAATGTGTGGCATTAACCTCTGCGCCGGTTATCAGTGAGGCCCTGGTTGAACAGGCATTAGAAGGGGAAAATACGGCATTACCAACCTTTGTTGAGGCTCGTAATCAATTCGAATTGAATTATTTGCGTAAACTGTTACAAATCACCAAAGGTAATGTGACTCAGGCGGCAAGGATGGCGGGGCGTAACCGTACCGAGTTTTACAAGTTGTTGTCACGCCATGAGTTAGATGCCAACGATTTCAAAGAATAA
- the purL gene encoding phosphoribosylformylglycinamidine synthase, whose translation MEILRGSPALSAFRITKLLSRCQDAHLPVDDIYAEYVHFADVSAPLSADEHARLQRLLKYGPSLPEHAPEGRLLLVTPRPGTISPWSSKATDIAHNCALPQVLRLERGLAFYIQGPNLTESQWQQLSALLHDRMMETVFTDLQQAEQLFSHHQPAPVQRVDILTQGRSALDQANIKLGLALAPDEIDYLLAAFTGLGRNPTDIELYMFAQANSEHCRHKIFNADWKIDGVDQPKSLFKMIKNTFEHTPDYVLSAYKDNAAVMEGSSVGRFFAAPENGVYGYHQEEAHILMKVETHNHPTAISPWPGAATGSGGEIRDEGATGRGAKPKAGLVGFSVSNLRIPGFEQPWEENFGKPDRIVTALDIMTEGPLGGAAFNNEFGRPALLGYFRTYEERVNSHNGTELRGYHKPIMLAGGIGNIRANHVQKGEITVGAKLVVLGGPAMNIGLGGGAASSMASGQSDADLDFASVQRDNPEMERRCQEVIDRCWQLGDHNPILFIHDVGAGGLSNAMPELVSDGGRGGRFELRDILNDEPGMSPLEVWCNESQERYVMAIAPAQMAQFDEICRRERAPYAVIGEATEEKHLTLNDRHFDNQPIDMPLDVLLGKTPKMLRDVTRLQAQGEALQRAEISIADAVKRVMHLPAVAEKTFLITIGDRTVTGMVTRDQMVGPWQIPVADCAVTSASLDSYYGEAMSLGERAPVALLDFAASARLAVGEALTNIAATQIGELKRIKLSANWMSAAGHPGEDAGLYEAVRAVGEELCPALEITIPVGKDSMSMKTRWQEGDEQREMTSPLSLVITAFARIEDVRHTVTPQLRTDKGDNALLLIDLGAGHNALGATALTQVYRQLGDKPADVRDVQQLAGFFNAMQRLVADQALLAYHDRSDGGLLVTLAEMAFAGHCGVQVDIQSLGDDALAALFNEELGAVIQVRAEQRAAVEKVLADHGLANCVHYLGRAVEGDVFDIRSGTEAVYSEKRSTLRLWWAETTWQMQRLRDNPDCADQEHQAKQDERDPGLNVKLTFDPAEDIAAPYIIKQARPKVAVLREQGVNSHVEMAAAFHRAGFDAVDVHMSDLLAGRTDLQSFQTLVACGGFSYGDVLGAGEGWAKSILFNDRVRDEFEAFFHRPETLALGVCNGCQMMSNLRELIPGAEHWPRFVRNLSDRFEARFSLVEVANSPSLFMQDMAGSRMPIAVSHGEGRVEVRDAAHLAILEQSNLVALRFVNNQGAVTEQYPANPNGSAHGITAVTSVSGRATVMMPHPERVFRTVSNSWHPEEWGEDSPWMRMFRNARKQLG comes from the coding sequence ATGGAAATACTGCGTGGTTCGCCCGCTTTGTCGGCTTTTCGAATTACCAAACTGCTGTCCCGTTGCCAGGATGCTCATCTGCCGGTAGATGATATCTATGCCGAATACGTTCACTTTGCCGATGTCAGCGCTCCCTTGAGTGCTGACGAACACGCCAGACTCCAGCGGCTGCTTAAATATGGGCCATCTCTCCCCGAACATGCGCCAGAAGGGCGTTTATTATTAGTGACACCAAGGCCGGGGACAATTTCTCCGTGGTCTTCCAAAGCAACTGATATTGCACATAATTGTGCACTGCCACAGGTTCTGCGCCTGGAGCGCGGTCTGGCTTTCTATATACAAGGCCCGAACCTGACTGAAAGCCAATGGCAGCAATTGTCAGCATTGCTGCATGACCGCATGATGGAAACGGTTTTCACCGATTTGCAGCAAGCCGAGCAACTGTTCTCTCATCATCAGCCCGCTCCGGTACAACGGGTGGATATTTTGACGCAGGGCCGTAGTGCACTGGATCAGGCCAATATTAAATTGGGTCTGGCACTGGCTCCGGATGAAATTGATTATCTGTTGGCCGCGTTTACTGGCCTTGGGCGCAACCCGACAGATATCGAGCTGTATATGTTTGCTCAGGCCAACTCTGAGCATTGCCGCCATAAGATTTTTAATGCGGATTGGAAAATTGACGGTGTTGATCAGCCTAAATCGTTGTTTAAGATGATCAAAAACACCTTTGAGCATACCCCGGATTACGTGTTGTCGGCCTATAAAGACAATGCTGCGGTGATGGAAGGTTCTTCGGTCGGGCGCTTCTTTGCCGCGCCAGAAAATGGCGTTTATGGCTACCATCAGGAAGAGGCGCATATCCTGATGAAAGTTGAAACTCACAACCACCCGACGGCAATTTCACCATGGCCGGGCGCGGCGACTGGCTCGGGTGGAGAAATCCGTGATGAGGGGGCCACCGGGCGCGGCGCTAAACCGAAAGCGGGTTTGGTGGGTTTCTCTGTTTCTAACTTGCGTATCCCCGGTTTTGAACAGCCGTGGGAAGAGAATTTCGGTAAACCCGATCGCATTGTGACCGCGCTGGATATCATGACCGAAGGCCCATTGGGCGGTGCGGCGTTTAACAATGAATTTGGTCGCCCAGCGCTGTTGGGCTACTTCCGTACCTATGAAGAGCGCGTAAACAGCCATAACGGCACCGAGCTACGTGGCTATCATAAGCCGATCATGCTGGCGGGCGGGATTGGCAATATCCGTGCGAATCACGTGCAGAAAGGCGAAATCACCGTGGGTGCTAAGCTGGTGGTGCTCGGTGGCCCAGCAATGAATATCGGTTTGGGCGGCGGTGCGGCGTCTTCCATGGCCTCTGGCCAATCTGATGCGGATCTGGATTTTGCTTCGGTACAGCGCGATAACCCGGAGATGGAACGCCGTTGTCAGGAGGTGATCGACCGCTGCTGGCAGTTGGGCGACCACAACCCCATCCTGTTTATTCATGACGTCGGTGCCGGTGGTTTGTCCAACGCGATGCCAGAATTGGTCAGTGACGGTGGCCGTGGCGGCCGTTTTGAGTTGCGTGACATTCTAAACGACGAGCCGGGTATGAGCCCGCTGGAAGTGTGGTGTAACGAATCTCAGGAGCGCTATGTCATGGCCATTGCCCCAGCGCAGATGGCACAATTTGATGAGATTTGCCGTCGTGAACGTGCGCCATATGCGGTTATCGGTGAAGCGACCGAAGAAAAGCATCTGACCCTGAATGACCGTCATTTCGATAATCAACCCATTGATATGCCGTTGGATGTGCTGTTAGGTAAAACGCCGAAAATGTTGCGTGATGTTACCCGCCTGCAAGCGCAGGGAGAGGCTCTGCAGCGGGCTGAAATCAGCATTGCTGATGCAGTAAAACGCGTGATGCATTTACCGGCGGTAGCAGAGAAAACCTTCCTGATCACCATTGGCGACCGCACCGTAACCGGCATGGTCACCCGTGACCAGATGGTCGGCCCGTGGCAGATCCCGGTGGCTGACTGTGCCGTTACCAGCGCCAGTCTGGACAGCTACTATGGCGAGGCAATGTCACTGGGCGAACGTGCGCCAGTGGCCTTGTTGGATTTTGCCGCTTCAGCCCGTTTGGCGGTTGGCGAAGCATTGACCAATATCGCCGCGACCCAAATTGGTGAACTCAAGCGCATTAAACTGTCGGCGAACTGGATGTCCGCCGCCGGTCACCCCGGTGAAGACGCCGGTTTGTATGAAGCGGTGCGCGCGGTGGGTGAAGAATTATGTCCGGCGCTGGAAATTACCATCCCGGTGGGCAAAGACTCTATGTCGATGAAAACCCGCTGGCAGGAAGGGGATGAACAGCGCGAAATGACCTCGCCGCTGTCATTGGTGATTACCGCTTTTGCCCGTATCGAAGATGTTCGTCACACCGTAACCCCGCAGTTGCGTACTGACAAAGGTGACAATGCGCTGTTGCTGATTGATTTGGGCGCGGGCCACAATGCACTGGGGGCGACGGCGTTGACCCAGGTTTATCGTCAGTTAGGGGATAAACCGGCGGATGTGCGCGATGTGCAACAACTGGCGGGCTTCTTCAATGCCATGCAGCGTTTAGTGGCAGATCAAGCCTTGTTGGCCTATCACGACCGCTCAGACGGCGGTTTGTTGGTCACACTGGCTGAAATGGCCTTTGCTGGTCATTGCGGTGTGCAAGTTGATATTCAATCCTTGGGTGACGATGCGCTGGCCGCCTTGTTTAATGAGGAGTTAGGGGCGGTGATTCAGGTGCGCGCTGAGCAGCGAGCCGCAGTGGAAAAAGTGCTGGCTGACCATGGTTTGGCAAACTGTGTCCATTATCTGGGCCGCGCTGTTGAGGGGGATGTTTTTGACATCCGCAGTGGTACCGAGGCGGTATACAGCGAAAAACGCAGCACCCTGCGCTTGTGGTGGGCTGAAACCACTTGGCAGATGCAGCGCCTGCGCGATAATCCAGATTGCGCTGATCAAGAGCATCAAGCGAAACAGGATGAGCGCGACCCTGGCCTGAATGTGAAACTGACCTTTGATCCCGCTGAAGATATCGCCGCACCTTATATTATCAAACAGGCGCGACCAAAAGTTGCCGTGCTGCGTGAGCAGGGGGTTAACTCCCACGTTGAAATGGCCGCCGCTTTCCATCGCGCCGGTTTTGATGCCGTTGACGTGCATATGAGTGACTTGCTGGCAGGGCGCACTGATTTGCAATCTTTCCAGACCTTAGTGGCTTGTGGTGGTTTCTCTTACGGCGATGTATTGGGCGCAGGCGAAGGTTGGGCGAAGTCCATTCTGTTCAATGACCGCGTGCGTGATGAGTTCGAAGCTTTCTTCCACCGCCCAGAAACACTGGCGTTGGGGGTGTGTAATGGCTGCCAGATGATGTCTAATCTGCGCGAACTTATTCCGGGTGCTGAACACTGGCCACGGTTTGTCCGCAATTTATCGGACCGTTTTGAAGCGCGTTTCAGTCTGGTCGAAGTGGCAAACAGCCCATCCCTGTTTATGCAGGATATGGCGGGTTCCCGCATGCCAATTGCGGTTTCACACGGTGAGGGCCGGGTTGAAGTGCGTGATGCGGCGCATCTGGCAATATTGGAACAGAGCAACTTGGTGGCATTACGCTTTGTGAACAACCAAGGTGCGGTCACCGAGCAGTATCCGGCGAACCCGAATGGTTCAGCGCATGGTATTACGGCGGTAACCAGTGTCAGCGGGCGGGCCACCGTCATGATGCCGCATCCAGAGCGTGTCTTCCGTACTGTCAGTAACTCATGGCATCCGGAAGAGTGGGGTGAAGATAGCCCATGGATGCGTATGTTCCGTAATGCTCGTAAGCAATTGGGCTAA
- a CDS encoding sensor histidine kinase, with protein MISLKRWRLFPRSLRQLVLMAFLLVLLPLLVLAYQAYQSLDHLSTQAADINRTTLADARRSEAMTSVALEMERSYRQYCVLDDATLAKLYQHQRKQYAQMLDTHAPILPDARYYQTLSGLLTQLSDIQCKNSGPEQNASTLLEQFSRSNAEMVQATRDVIFSRGQQLQKDIAERGQFFGWQSLLLFLVSVLLVVLFTRMIIGPVKGIERMINRLGEGRPLGDIALFKGPRELRSLAQRIIWLSERLAWLESQRHEFLRHISHELKTPLASMREGTELLADEVAGPLTQDQKEVVAILDNSSRHLQLLIEQLLDYNRKLADGPGELENVELIEMVEDVISAHSLPARAKMIRTETELKADICWADPTLLMRVLDNLYSNAVHYGEESGTIWIRSRQVNNRVQIDIANTGASIPVSEETMIFEPFFQGSHQRKGAVKGSGLGLSIAQDCIKRMQGDLQLVSVDYAAVCFRVELPLTAENE; from the coding sequence ATGATTTCGTTGAAAAGATGGCGTTTGTTCCCCCGTTCTTTACGGCAATTGGTGCTCATGGCATTCCTGTTGGTGCTGCTCCCTTTATTGGTGCTAGCCTATCAGGCTTATCAAAGTCTTGATCATCTGAGTACCCAGGCGGCCGACATTAATCGTACTACGTTGGCTGATGCCCGGCGCAGCGAGGCAATGACCAGCGTGGCACTCGAAATGGAGCGCAGCTATCGTCAATACTGTGTGTTAGATGATGCAACGCTGGCAAAGCTCTATCAGCATCAGCGTAAACAGTACGCTCAAATGCTGGATACCCATGCCCCGATCCTGCCCGATGCCCGCTATTACCAGACGTTGAGTGGATTGCTAACTCAACTTTCTGATATCCAATGTAAAAATAGCGGCCCGGAGCAAAACGCTTCCACTTTATTAGAGCAATTTTCCCGCTCAAATGCCGAAATGGTACAGGCGACCCGGGATGTGATTTTCTCCCGTGGGCAACAATTACAAAAAGATATTGCCGAACGTGGTCAATTTTTTGGCTGGCAATCCCTGTTACTGTTTTTGGTCAGTGTGCTGTTGGTGGTGTTATTCACCCGTATGATTATCGGGCCGGTTAAGGGCATTGAGCGAATGATTAATCGGCTGGGGGAAGGGCGGCCACTGGGTGATATCGCATTGTTTAAAGGGCCGCGCGAGTTGCGCTCTCTGGCCCAGCGCATTATTTGGCTCAGTGAACGTTTAGCCTGGCTTGAATCACAGCGCCATGAGTTTTTACGCCATATCTCCCATGAGTTGAAAACGCCGCTGGCCAGTATGCGCGAAGGCACCGAATTGTTAGCTGATGAGGTTGCAGGCCCACTGACTCAAGATCAGAAAGAAGTGGTGGCTATCCTTGATAATAGTAGCCGTCATTTACAATTATTAATTGAACAATTATTGGACTATAACCGTAAACTGGCAGATGGCCCCGGTGAGCTTGAAAATGTTGAATTGATAGAAATGGTCGAGGATGTTATTTCGGCCCATAGCTTACCGGCGCGAGCCAAGATGATTCGTACTGAGACGGAGCTGAAAGCGGATATTTGTTGGGCAGATCCAACACTATTGATGCGGGTATTGGATAATCTCTACTCCAATGCGGTGCACTATGGCGAGGAATCCGGTACCATTTGGATTCGCAGCCGTCAGGTGAATAACCGCGTGCAAATTGATATTGCCAATACCGGGGCTTCGATCCCAGTATCTGAAGAAACAATGATATTTGAGCCTTTTTTCCAGGGAAGCCATCAGCGAAAAGGCGCTGTCAAAGGCAGCGGGTTGGGGTTGAGTATTGCTCAGGACTGTATCAAACGTATGCAGGGTGACTTGCAATTGGTGTCAGTGGATTACGCCGCAGTCTGCTTCCGTGTTGAATTGCCATTAACCGCCGAGAATGAATAA
- the qseG gene encoding two-component system QseEF-associated lipoprotein QseG, translated as MKKTVFLSCQTSTTANKLVGKSGSGIFWRALLLAPLLLTGCTDNPTVGRFSQAVQMVIPETKIIDYRTLPCDVLWSLDDKETLENSLYWLRAMDCAERLGSTQARALAASLPVVTWSAAFKQGILVSSSEPSIAERRQVVERLNSYTQSFPGAVRPLIQLWREQQVLRISLAEERTRYQRLQEESDAQIDRLRESQVRLQYNLLDTTRKLENLTDIERQLSSRKQMQNEIPETDADSKDAAAAALKPAEADSQPKVEPVKPVETKPADVKPAETKPVETKPTEVKPAETKPAEAKPAAPAPVENKPTESPVDNKPAPQPGEKPADTYTPPVVPPTDVPPATNKESHDATQTGQSTAG; from the coding sequence ATGAAAAAGACCGTCTTTTTGTCATGCCAGACATCAACTACTGCCAATAAGCTGGTGGGTAAATCTGGCTCGGGTATTTTTTGGCGAGCTTTGTTGCTGGCCCCGCTATTACTCACGGGGTGTACTGATAATCCGACCGTTGGCCGTTTTTCCCAGGCAGTTCAGATGGTGATACCGGAAACGAAAATTATTGATTATCGAACTCTACCCTGCGATGTGCTGTGGAGTCTTGATGACAAAGAGACCCTTGAAAACTCCCTTTATTGGCTGAGGGCGATGGATTGCGCTGAGCGCTTGGGTTCAACTCAAGCACGGGCATTAGCCGCGTCTTTACCGGTCGTCACGTGGTCAGCCGCCTTCAAGCAAGGCATTTTGGTGAGCAGCTCTGAGCCTTCAATTGCTGAACGCCGTCAGGTGGTTGAGCGCTTAAACAGTTATACCCAAAGCTTCCCCGGCGCTGTGCGCCCACTCATTCAACTGTGGCGGGAGCAGCAGGTGCTGCGCATCTCTCTGGCTGAAGAGCGCACGCGTTATCAGCGCTTGCAAGAAGAGTCCGATGCGCAAATTGACCGTCTGAGAGAAAGCCAGGTTCGGTTGCAATATAATTTATTGGATACTACCCGCAAGCTGGAAAACCTAACCGATATTGAACGGCAGCTTTCATCACGTAAGCAAATGCAAAATGAGATTCCGGAAACTGATGCGGATAGCAAAGATGCAGCCGCAGCGGCACTCAAGCCAGCCGAGGCTGATTCTCAGCCAAAAGTAGAGCCAGTCAAACCGGTTGAAACTAAGCCTGCGGACGTGAAACCGGCCGAAACCAAGCCAGTTGAAACCAAGCCGACGGAAGTGAAACCGGCTGAAACTAAGCCGGCTGAGGCTAAACCCGCCGCGCCTGCTCCGGTTGAAAATAAGCCAACAGAGTCGCCAGTAGACAATAAACCTGCGCCGCAACCGGGAGAAAAACCGGCTGATACTTATACACCGCCAGTTGTTCCCCCAACTGACGTTCCACCTGCGACGAATAAGGAATCTCATGACGCCACGCAAACCGGCCAATCTACTGCTGGTTGA